The Clostridium septicum genome contains a region encoding:
- a CDS encoding YhgE/Pip domain-containing protein — protein sequence MKNIFKIFKRDLKSIATNWVALIIIAGLMILPALYAWFNIKAGWDPYGNTKGIKVGIVNQDLGDSFGEKTINVGEELVHKLKDNDNLGWQFVNEEEGIDSVRKGKYYATIIIPEDFTKKTLSIVSKNIERPELIYKVNQKSNAIAPKITDKGVNTIKTQVDSTIVETVNGIIFKVLNETGIEIEEIKPKIIKFTDSIIELNKQMPQIENIINQAYDGTITAEELVKKIKNNLPMMEDTLDTSTNLLENGINALQKTRDGINEIAPILKQDLQVANNTLTSLEGLVDSILNVNVDKDSIIKVLDNITVKVSEIKVRTNEMIKKLEPLGKFNPQVKGLVEELKSVSSKLDDLIGAINSVKESVSNSDSIDKTKLQDLKDLISDNKSIISNIIDKYDSEYLPQLNKAIDQMNSIVDNTLVLVGEAKESMPQFKDLLNKLDSGVDLGKNELEKLKNDMPNIKSKIASIADRLSGLNDDEKVVELLDMLKNDWKSTSSFLASPVKIDENILFPIPNYGSAMSPFYSTLSLWVGALILVSLLTTDAHDFEEGVHLKPHEKYFGKYLTFAFIGICQSLIVSIGDMFLLKCYVSEPLLFVGISVFISVVFIMIVYTLVSIFGNVGKAISVILLVIQVAGSGGTFPIEVTTPFFQKVYPLLPFTYAISGMREAVGGVVPEILIKDMSILLFYFVLAIIVGLFLKGPINKISKNFVEKLKESGLIGH from the coding sequence ATGAAGAATATATTTAAGATATTCAAGAGGGATTTAAAAAGTATAGCTACAAATTGGGTTGCCTTAATAATAATAGCAGGACTTATGATATTACCAGCATTGTATGCTTGGTTTAATATTAAGGCTGGATGGGATCCTTATGGTAATACGAAAGGTATAAAAGTTGGTATAGTAAATCAAGACTTAGGGGATAGTTTTGGTGAAAAGACCATAAATGTTGGAGAAGAGTTAGTACATAAATTAAAAGATAATGACAACCTAGGATGGCAGTTTGTAAATGAAGAGGAAGGAATTGATTCTGTAAGAAAAGGTAAATACTATGCTACAATAATAATTCCAGAAGATTTTACAAAGAAAACTCTTTCAATAGTATCTAAAAATATTGAAAGACCTGAGCTTATTTATAAAGTTAATCAAAAGAGTAATGCTATAGCACCTAAAATTACAGATAAGGGTGTAAACACTATAAAAACTCAAGTAGATAGCACTATAGTGGAAACTGTAAATGGAATTATATTTAAGGTTTTAAATGAGACTGGAATAGAAATAGAAGAGATAAAACCTAAAATTATAAAATTTACAGATAGTATTATTGAGTTAAATAAGCAGATGCCACAAATAGAGAATATAATTAATCAGGCTTATGATGGTACTATAACAGCAGAAGAACTTGTAAAAAAAATAAAGAATAATTTACCTATGATGGAAGATACTTTAGATACCAGTACAAATCTTTTAGAAAATGGTATAAATGCTTTACAAAAAACAAGAGATGGTATAAATGAAATAGCTCCTATCTTAAAGCAAGATTTACAGGTAGCTAATAATACATTAACTTCATTAGAAGGTCTTGTTGATAGTATTTTAAATGTAAATGTAGATAAAGATAGCATAATTAAGGTTTTAGATAACATTACAGTTAAAGTATCTGAAATTAAAGTAAGGACTAATGAAATGATTAAAAAACTAGAGCCCTTAGGTAAATTTAATCCTCAAGTTAAGGGATTAGTTGAAGAGTTAAAGAGTGTAAGCTCTAAATTAGATGACTTAATAGGTGCGATAAATTCAGTTAAGGAATCAGTTTCTAATTCAGACTCAATTGACAAGACTAAACTTCAAGATTTAAAGGATCTTATATCTGATAATAAATCTATAATTAGTAATATTATAGATAAATATGATTCAGAATACCTTCCACAATTAAATAAAGCTATAGATCAAATGAATTCAATAGTAGATAATACTTTAGTATTAGTAGGTGAAGCTAAAGAATCAATGCCTCAATTTAAAGATTTATTAAATAAGTTAGATTCAGGTGTAGATCTTGGAAAAAATGAACTTGAAAAGTTAAAAAATGATATGCCTAACATAAAGTCAAAAATAGCTAGTATAGCAGATAGACTATCAGGATTAAATGATGATGAGAAGGTAGTGGAACTATTAGATATGCTTAAAAATGATTGGAAATCAACTAGTAGTTTCTTAGCTAGTCCAGTAAAAATAGACGAGAATATATTATTCCCTATACCTAATTATGGATCAGCAATGTCACCATTTTATTCAACACTTTCTTTATGGGTAGGTGCTTTAATATTAGTATCATTATTAACAACAGATGCTCATGATTTTGAAGAAGGAGTTCATTTAAAGCCACATGAGAAATATTTTGGAAAATATTTAACCTTTGCATTTATAGGAATATGCCAATCTTTAATTGTAAGTATTGGAGATATGTTCTTGCTTAAGTGTTATGTATCAGAACCGTTACTTTTTGTAGGAATTAGTGTATTTATTAGTGTTGTATTTATAATGATTGTATATACTTTAGTTTCTATATTCGGAAATGTAGGTAAAGCTATATCAGTAATATTACTAGTAATACAAGTTGCAGGATCAGGAGGAACCTTCCCAATAGAAGTAACAACACCATTTTTCCAAAAGGTTTATCCATTATTACCATTTACTTATGCTATATCAGGAATGAGAGAAGCGGTAGGTGGAGTTGTACCTGAGATATTAATTAAAGATATGTCTATTTTATTATTCTATTTTGTTTTAGCAATAATTGTAGGATTATTTTTAAAGGGACCTATAAATAAGATAAGCAAAAATTTTGTTGAAAAATTAAAAGAAAGTGGACTTATTGGTCACTAA
- a CDS encoding D-2-hydroxyacid dehydrogenase translates to MKKIVVLDGKTLGNVDYEKLKEFGEVKYFDTTNKDEVIERIKDANIILTNKVVLNESNLKYAKNLELICETATGFNNIDVVYAKENKIAVTNVAGYSTNTVAQHTFATVLSLYDKISYYDGFVKSGNYSKSGLFTDLTKPFYELEGKTWGIIGLGSIGKRVAKIAEAFGVKVIYYSTSGKNYNSEYKRVSFEELLKESDIISIHAPLNKSTNRLMNYNSIKQMKKSALLINMGRGPIVVEEDLAKAIDEKIIAGAALDVFEIEPIKEDNPLVNVKNKENLILTPHIAWASVEARERLFKEIIENIRAFYNGEIRGRVEL, encoded by the coding sequence ATGAAAAAAATAGTTGTTTTAGATGGAAAAACTTTGGGAAACGTTGATTACGAAAAGCTTAAGGAATTTGGAGAAGTTAAGTATTTTGATACTACAAATAAAGATGAAGTAATAGAAAGAATTAAAGATGCTAATATTATTCTTACGAATAAAGTTGTATTAAATGAAAGTAATTTAAAATATGCTAAGAATTTAGAGTTAATTTGTGAAACCGCAACAGGGTTTAATAATATAGATGTGGTTTATGCAAAAGAAAACAAAATAGCTGTTACAAATGTAGCAGGATATTCAACTAATACAGTTGCTCAGCACACTTTTGCAACAGTCCTTTCTTTATATGATAAAATTTCATATTATGATGGGTTTGTTAAATCAGGTAATTATTCAAAATCAGGTCTATTTACAGATTTAACGAAGCCTTTTTATGAACTAGAAGGAAAGACCTGGGGAATAATAGGACTAGGCTCCATAGGAAAAAGAGTTGCTAAAATAGCAGAGGCTTTTGGAGTAAAGGTAATATATTACTCAACTTCAGGAAAAAACTATAATTCAGAGTATAAAAGGGTAAGCTTTGAAGAACTTTTAAAAGAATCAGATATAATATCAATTCATGCACCTTTAAATAAAAGTACTAATAGACTTATGAATTATAATTCCATTAAGCAAATGAAAAAGAGTGCATTATTAATTAATATGGGAAGAGGTCCTATAGTTGTTGAAGAGGATTTAGCGAAAGCTATAGATGAAAAGATAATAGCAGGAGCGGCTTTAGATGTTTTTGAAATAGAGCCTATTAAAGAAGATAATCCTTTAGTAAATGTTAAAAATAAGGAAAATCTAATATTAACTCCACATATTGCGTGGGCAAGTGTTGAAGCAAGGGAAAGATTATTTAAAGAAATAATAGAAAATATTAGGGCTTTTTATAATGGAGAAATAAGAGGAAGAGTAGAATTATAG
- a CDS encoding Cof-type HAD-IIB family hydrolase gives MIKLIATDLDGTLLDENSNVPHEFSDVLKEITDRNIKFVAASGRPYYTLKEDFGKLANHVTFVSDNGAMIVENDEMIHCNIIEKTLVKEVINIYKKLKNAHIVLCGKECAYIEDTDPRFVEEVDNFYYKKEIVDNIENVDDDIVKITFCDFNDVEKLSEKYFAKELENKLQVVVSGKIWLDIMDNKTNKGVGLKKIQDKYAITSGETMVFGDYYNDIPMFEKAFFTYAMDNSPEEVKLKAKYTIESNSDYGVIKVLKDKYLKNKGA, from the coding sequence ATGATAAAACTTATTGCAACAGATTTAGATGGAACATTACTAGATGAAAATAGCAATGTTCCACATGAATTTAGTGATGTTTTAAAAGAAATTACAGATAGAAATATTAAATTCGTAGCAGCTTCTGGCAGACCTTACTATACACTTAAAGAGGATTTTGGTAAATTAGCAAACCACGTAACCTTTGTATCAGATAATGGAGCTATGATAGTTGAAAATGATGAAATGATTCACTGTAATATAATTGAGAAAACTCTTGTTAAAGAAGTTATTAATATATATAAAAAACTAAAAAATGCACATATAGTTCTTTGTGGAAAGGAATGTGCTTATATAGAAGATACAGACCCTAGATTTGTAGAGGAAGTGGATAACTTCTATTATAAAAAAGAAATAGTTGATAATATAGAAAATGTAGATGATGATATAGTTAAAATAACTTTTTGTGATTTTAACGATGTAGAAAAATTATCTGAAAAGTATTTTGCTAAAGAATTAGAAAATAAACTTCAAGTAGTTGTTTCAGGTAAAATATGGCTTGATATAATGGATAATAAAACAAATAAAGGTGTTGGCCTAAAAAAAATTCAAGATAAATATGCAATTACTTCTGGTGAAACTATGGTATTTGGCGATTATTATAATGATATTCCTATGTTTGAAAAAGCATTCTTTACTTATGCCATGGATAATTCTCCAGAAGAAGTTAAATTAAAGGCAAAATATACTATAGAAAGTAACTCTGACTATGGAGTAATTAAAGTACTTAAAGATAAGTATTTAAAAAATAAAGGGGCTTAA
- a CDS encoding aldose epimerase family protein, which translates to MKITSNIVGKFSSEEVISYEIRNSKGFGINVLNYGGIITDVIAPDKNGNLENVVMKYKDMNIYEENPSYYGALIGRTAGRIFAGEVKLNNKILKLNKNYGFNQGHGGNIGFDKKLMKAKVKILEDKAFVELKYFSPNNEEGYPGNLNIAVRYTVTEDNTFKISYKGVSDEDTLLNLTNHSYFNLSGNKNETILDHHLYIDSDFLVELDETQAPTGNIININGSAFDFTIPKLIGRDIEEDDLQLRIGQGYDHPWILNGGKQVKLRLYHKPSGRVMDVYTNHKSVVLYSLNFPDDKIVEGGYLPKRRGAIAIETQSPPIGKNSCFANHSILKKDEEYSKETIYKFDIMEK; encoded by the coding sequence ATGAAAATAACAAGTAATATTGTAGGTAAATTTTCATCAGAAGAAGTCATAAGCTACGAAATTAGAAATTCAAAGGGGTTTGGGATTAATGTGTTAAACTACGGCGGAATAATAACTGACGTAATAGCACCTGATAAAAATGGAAATCTAGAAAATGTAGTCATGAAGTATAAAGACATGAATATATATGAAGAAAATCCATCTTATTATGGAGCTTTAATTGGAAGAACAGCAGGAAGAATTTTTGCAGGAGAAGTTAAGCTAAATAATAAAATTCTAAAGTTAAATAAAAATTATGGATTTAATCAAGGCCATGGTGGAAACATAGGATTTGATAAAAAATTAATGAAAGCTAAGGTGAAGATATTAGAAGATAAAGCTTTTGTAGAGTTAAAATATTTTAGTCCTAATAATGAAGAAGGATATCCAGGAAATTTAAATATAGCTGTTAGATATACTGTTACAGAAGACAATACATTCAAAATAAGCTATAAGGGAGTAAGTGATGAAGACACTTTATTAAATCTTACAAATCATAGTTATTTTAATTTAAGCGGGAATAAAAATGAAACAATTTTAGATCATCATTTATATATAGATAGTGATTTTTTAGTAGAGTTAGATGAAACACAGGCCCCAACAGGAAACATTATAAATATAAATGGAAGTGCATTTGATTTTACAATACCAAAGCTTATAGGAAGAGATATAGAAGAGGACGATTTACAACTTAGGATAGGACAGGGTTATGATCATCCTTGGATACTTAACGGAGGAAAACAAGTAAAGCTTAGACTTTATCATAAACCTTCGGGAAGAGTGATGGATGTTTACACAAACCATAAATCAGTTGTACTTTATTCTTTGAATTTTCCAGATGATAAAATTGTAGAAGGAGGATATCTCCCAAAAAGAAGAGGTGCAATAGCTATAGAAACACAAAGCCCTCCAATTGGAAAAAATAGTTGTTTTGCAAATCATTCTATATTAAAAAAAGATGAGGAATATAGTAAAGAAACAATATATAAATTTGATATTATGGAAAAATAA
- a CDS encoding potassium channel family protein, with product MTKKEIYNDFIGLISLMASIMLMFQITIDLPYEVLISFYYIDSIVWIIFILDYVLGLILAKRKINYIKTHIIDIMVIITVKTYLRFFKALNITLILNNAIIIKFAEFIRLVILILKFKKSIKKSKKLNRFNYMLILTTIVIVLGAVIISLLEGMSFEDALWWSFVTFTTVGYGDVLLTTSMGRVVAVLLMIFGIGFIGITTSTIAAYIINGGRKKRNMDFKQQTIENIKYKLDNLDKLSDSELEDIYKTLKSLK from the coding sequence TTGACTAAGAAAGAAATTTACAATGATTTTATTGGATTAATATCTTTAATGGCATCTATAATGCTTATGTTTCAAATAACTATAGATTTACCTTATGAGGTATTAATATCGTTTTATTATATAGATTCTATAGTATGGATTATCTTTATATTAGACTATGTTTTAGGGTTAATATTAGCTAAAAGAAAAATTAATTATATAAAAACCCATATAATAGATATTATGGTTATAATAACAGTAAAAACATATTTAAGATTTTTTAAAGCTTTAAACATAACACTTATTTTGAATAATGCAATTATTATAAAATTTGCTGAATTTATACGACTTGTAATTTTAATTTTAAAATTTAAAAAGAGTATAAAGAAAAGTAAAAAGCTAAATAGATTTAATTATATGCTCATATTAACGACTATAGTAATAGTCTTAGGAGCCGTAATAATATCTTTGTTAGAAGGAATGAGTTTTGAAGATGCATTATGGTGGAGCTTTGTTACATTTACTACAGTGGGGTATGGAGATGTTTTACTTACAACATCAATGGGAAGAGTTGTGGCGGTTCTTTTAATGATATTTGGAATAGGTTTTATAGGCATAACAACTAGTACTATAGCAGCATATATAATAAATGGAGGTAGAAAGAAAAGAAATATGGATTTTAAGCAACAAACTATTGAAAATATTAAATATAAGCTGGACAACCTAGACAAACTTTCAGATAGTGAATTAGAGGATATCTATAAAACCTTAAAGTCCCTTAAATAG
- a CDS encoding glycosyl hydrolase family 8, producing MKKRKILIVLALIIFIILGVGINFSMEYLKPIKVEPVLSKEVYTNEEEILLKFLQNNLMDSEGGVYTNLKDKENEGDITKGHSILSESQGILLMYYLYSGDEENFERIFNYIKNKMILDNNLISWRIENGEPSKVSATIDDLRIAKALILASKEFNNFKYRYYGVNISQGIYENLVHNENLIDFKDEFGKSKESTLCYLDLPAIKLLSQIDNKWRKIYDNSLKIINGGLISEDLPLYRKKYNTNDKLYDNEEVDSLLSMLVILNKSEAGEDVSKSIEWIKNQLKEKGYISSLYNIETGEESKIESTSIYSNIVEIAKVIGDRELYELAFNKMKIFQVNNKDSKIYGAFGDEKSEMVYSYDNLNSLLSFRRNWK from the coding sequence ATGAAAAAAAGAAAGATATTAATAGTTTTAGCATTAATTATTTTTATTATATTAGGTGTGGGTATAAATTTTTCAATGGAATACTTAAAACCAATAAAAGTGGAGCCTGTTTTATCTAAAGAAGTATATACAAATGAAGAAGAAATACTTTTAAAGTTTTTACAAAATAATTTAATGGATAGTGAGGGAGGAGTTTATACAAATTTAAAAGATAAGGAAAATGAAGGGGATATAACAAAAGGGCACAGTATTTTATCAGAATCTCAAGGAATATTACTTATGTATTATCTATATAGTGGTGATGAAGAGAATTTTGAAAGAATATTTAACTACATAAAGAATAAAATGATTTTAGATAATAACTTAATAAGTTGGAGAATAGAAAATGGAGAACCATCAAAAGTTTCAGCAACAATTGATGATTTAAGAATAGCAAAAGCTTTAATCTTAGCATCTAAAGAATTTAATAATTTTAAATACAGATATTATGGAGTAAATATTTCCCAGGGAATATATGAAAACTTAGTTCATAATGAAAACTTAATAGATTTTAAAGATGAATTTGGTAAGAGCAAAGAAAGTACTTTATGTTATTTAGATTTACCTGCTATTAAGCTATTATCCCAAATAGATAATAAATGGAGGAAAATTTATGATAATTCTTTAAAAATAATAAATGGTGGATTAATATCAGAGGATCTTCCTTTATATAGAAAAAAATATAATACAAATGATAAATTATATGATAATGAAGAAGTAGATTCATTACTTTCTATGTTAGTAATATTAAATAAGAGTGAAGCAGGAGAGGATGTATCCAAAAGTATAGAATGGATTAAAAATCAACTTAAAGAAAAAGGATATATATCTTCGTTATATAATATAGAAACAGGAGAAGAAAGTAAGATTGAGTCAACATCTATATATTCTAATATAGTTGAAATTGCAAAAGTTATAGGTGATAGAGAACTCTATGAATTAGCATTTAATAAAATGAAAATATTTCAAGTAAATAACAAAGATAGTAAGATATATGGAGCATTTGGAGATGAGAAAAGTGAAATGGTATATTCTTATGATAATTTAAATTCTTTGCTATCTTTTAGAAGGAACTGGAAATAG
- a CDS encoding acylphosphatase: MIRYYITVEGRVQGVGFRFFCQSHANLMNLTGFVHNMNNGMVELQIQGSKEVIDEFISIVKKGNFFIKVKDMYTKKIPLIEKEKGFKII; this comes from the coding sequence ATGATACGATATTATATAACCGTAGAAGGTAGAGTTCAAGGAGTTGGTTTTAGATTCTTTTGTCAAAGTCATGCTAACCTTATGAATTTAACAGGATTTGTACATAATATGAATAATGGTATGGTAGAACTTCAAATTCAAGGTAGTAAAGAAGTTATAGATGAATTTATATCCATAGTAAAAAAGGGGAATTTTTTTATTAAAGTAAAAGATATGTATACAAAAAAAATCCCACTTATAGAAAAAGAAAAAGGATTTAAAATTATTTAA
- a CDS encoding alanine/glycine:cation symporter family protein, producing the protein MNQIQSFLQSIDNIVWGPPLLILLVGTGIYLTYKLKLLQILKLPLALKYVFSKDEEVNDENAKGDVSSFGALCTALSATIGTGNIVGVATAIKAGGPGALFWMWIAAFFGMATKYAEGVLAIKYREVDENGEMAGGPMYYIKNGLGLNWLAKMFAVFGVGVALLGIGTFGQVKSIADAAQITFKVPLVVTAIVVTILVSLVTLGGIKRISKVSEKVVPIMAGLYIVSVLLVLIFNFTQIPEAISIIIKSAFNPQAALGGAVGITISIAMQRGIGRGVFSNEAGLGSAPIAAAAAKTKSPVRQGLISMTGTFIDTIIICTMTGLVIVITGAFNGPLEGAALTTSAFELGLPIAFVGKYIVNIGLIFFAFTTILGWNYYGERCIEYLMGVKAILPYKIVFIGFVAVGSFLPVELIFIIADIVNGLMALPNLIGLIGLRNVVIEETEEFFEEMKAESLIA; encoded by the coding sequence ATGAATCAAATTCAATCATTTTTACAATCAATTGACAATATAGTGTGGGGACCACCGCTATTAATACTTTTAGTTGGTACAGGTATATATTTAACGTATAAGTTAAAGTTACTTCAAATACTAAAATTACCATTAGCATTAAAGTATGTATTTTCTAAAGATGAGGAAGTGAATGATGAAAATGCAAAAGGAGATGTTTCAAGTTTTGGAGCACTTTGCACAGCATTATCAGCAACAATTGGTACAGGTAACATAGTAGGAGTGGCAACAGCAATAAAGGCTGGGGGACCAGGTGCACTATTTTGGATGTGGATAGCAGCATTCTTTGGTATGGCAACAAAATATGCAGAAGGAGTTCTTGCTATAAAATATAGAGAAGTAGATGAAAATGGAGAAATGGCCGGAGGACCTATGTATTATATAAAAAATGGATTAGGTTTAAATTGGCTAGCTAAAATGTTTGCAGTATTTGGAGTTGGAGTTGCTTTACTTGGTATAGGAACATTTGGACAAGTAAAATCAATTGCAGATGCAGCACAAATAACATTTAAAGTACCATTAGTTGTTACGGCAATAGTAGTTACAATATTAGTTTCTTTAGTAACATTAGGTGGAATAAAGAGAATATCAAAGGTGTCTGAAAAAGTAGTTCCTATTATGGCAGGTTTATATATAGTTAGTGTATTATTAGTTTTAATATTTAATTTTACTCAAATACCAGAAGCTATTAGCATTATAATTAAAAGCGCATTTAATCCTCAAGCAGCATTAGGTGGGGCTGTTGGTATTACAATTTCAATTGCAATGCAAAGAGGAATTGGTAGAGGAGTATTTTCAAATGAAGCAGGTCTTGGTAGTGCTCCAATTGCAGCAGCAGCAGCAAAAACAAAATCACCAGTTAGACAAGGACTTATTTCAATGACAGGAACATTTATAGATACAATAATAATTTGCACAATGACAGGACTTGTAATTGTAATAACAGGAGCTTTTAACGGTCCTTTAGAAGGGGCAGCTTTAACAACATCAGCTTTTGAGTTAGGATTACCAATAGCATTTGTGGGTAAATATATAGTTAATATAGGTCTTATTTTCTTTGCGTTTACTACAATACTTGGTTGGAATTATTATGGAGAAAGATGTATTGAGTATTTAATGGGAGTAAAAGCTATATTACCATATAAAATTGTTTTTATAGGATTTGTAGCAGTTGGATCATTTTTACCAGTAGAATTAATATTTATAATTGCAGACATAGTAAATGGTTTAATGGCGTTACCTAATTTAATTGGGCTTATAGGTCTTAGAAATGTTGTAATAGAAGAAACAGAAGAGTTCTTTGAAGAAATGAAAGCTGAAAGTTTAATAGCATAA
- the galT gene encoding UDP-glucose--hexose-1-phosphate uridylyltransferase: protein MNINISYEIERLLVYGIKKGLIEVEDKVYVRNRIMQILNLNDIEEVEEINENLETPTSCLENILDYAFNERLLESNSVESRDLLDTKIMGCLVKMPSIIIKEFNKLYNESEKKATEYYYNLSRATNYIRVDRVKKDMKWKTATEYGDLDITINLSKPEKDPRDIAAKKNTVSTNYPKCLLCVENEGHEGRIGYPARENHRIIPLDLNNERWFLQYSPYVYYNEHCIVLKGSHDPMKITKDTFKRLLGFIEQFPHYFVGTNADLPIVGGSILAHDHFQGGNYEFSMAKAEVEKEFKIANLNKVKIGKVKWPMSVIRIEGKDKEEVLNAVIYIYEKWKNYSDESVDILAFTVDIPHNTVTPIARKKGGNYQFDLVLRNNRTTEEFPYGIFHPHEELHHIKKENIGLIEAMGLAILPSRLKKELKEIQDFLLNKNKIEELNGKEELLKHKDWILTIIKKYKDINSENVEDILQEEVGLKFLAVLKDAGVYKRDEKGQQAFDKFIFGL, encoded by the coding sequence ATGAATATTAATATTTCATATGAAATAGAAAGATTACTTGTGTATGGAATTAAAAAAGGATTAATTGAAGTAGAAGATAAAGTATATGTAAGAAATAGAATAATGCAAATATTAAATTTAAATGATATAGAAGAAGTAGAAGAGATTAATGAAAATCTTGAAACTCCAACTTCTTGTTTAGAAAATATATTAGATTATGCATTTAATGAGAGATTGTTAGAAAGTAATAGTGTTGAATCAAGAGATCTTTTAGATACAAAGATTATGGGGTGTTTAGTAAAAATGCCTTCTATAATAATAAAAGAGTTTAATAAATTATATAATGAAAGTGAAAAGAAAGCTACAGAATACTATTATAACCTTAGTAGAGCAACTAATTATATAAGAGTAGACAGAGTTAAAAAGGATATGAAGTGGAAAACAGCTACAGAATATGGAGATTTAGATATTACTATAAATCTATCTAAGCCAGAAAAGGATCCTAGAGATATTGCAGCAAAGAAAAATACAGTTTCAACTAACTATCCTAAATGCTTATTATGTGTAGAAAATGAAGGTCATGAGGGTAGAATAGGTTATCCTGCTAGAGAAAATCATAGAATTATTCCGTTAGATTTAAATAATGAAAGATGGTTTTTACAATACTCACCGTATGTTTACTATAATGAACATTGCATAGTCTTAAAGGGAAGTCATGATCCTATGAAAATAACTAAAGATACTTTTAAGAGGCTTTTAGGATTTATAGAACAATTTCCGCATTATTTTGTAGGAACAAATGCAGATTTACCTATAGTTGGAGGTTCGATTCTTGCACATGATCATTTTCAAGGTGGAAATTATGAGTTTTCAATGGCTAAGGCAGAAGTAGAAAAAGAATTTAAAATTGCAAACTTAAATAAAGTTAAAATTGGAAAAGTTAAATGGCCTATGTCTGTAATAAGAATTGAGGGAAAAGATAAAGAAGAGGTTCTTAATGCAGTAATATATATTTATGAAAAATGGAAGAATTATTCAGATGAATCAGTAGATATTCTTGCGTTTACAGTAGATATTCCACATAATACAGTAACTCCAATAGCACGAAAAAAAGGTGGGAATTATCAATTTGATTTAGTATTAAGAAATAATAGAACAACAGAAGAATTCCCGTATGGAATATTCCATCCTCATGAGGAACTACATCACATTAAAAAAGAAAATATAGGTCTTATTGAAGCTATGGGACTTGCAATTTTACCATCAAGGTTAAAGAAGGAACTTAAGGAAATTCAAGATTTCCTTTTAAATAAAAATAAAATAGAAGAACTAAATGGTAAGGAAGAATTATTAAAACATAAAGATTGGATACTAACCATAATAAAAAAATATAAGGATATAAATTCTGAGAATGTAGAAGATATACTACAAGAAGAAGTTGGACTTAAATTCCTAGCAGTATTAAAAGATGCAGGAGTTTATAAGAGGGATGAAAAAGGTCAACAAGCCTTTGATAAATTTATTTTTGGATTGTAG